One stretch of Pigmentiphaga aceris DNA includes these proteins:
- the rpmH gene encoding 50S ribosomal protein L34, producing the protein MKRTYQPSVTRRKRTHGFRVRMKTRGGRAVINARRAKGRKRLAV; encoded by the coding sequence ATGAAACGTACTTACCAACCTTCCGTTACCCGTCGCAAGCGCACCCACGGTTTCCGCGTGCGCATGAAGACCCGTGGTGGCCGCGCAGTCATCAACGCACGTCGCGCCAAGGGTCGCAAGCGTCTGGCCGTCTAA